The nucleotide window GAGGAGTAAATACACCATTATCCAGTGTGCACACTTTATGTTTCTGTTTTTAAGTATCACGTGAGGAGGAAATACACCATTATCTAGTGTGCACACTGTATGATTCTATTTTGCTCATTTACACTTTGGTCCATCGTGTACAGCTTAGCCTGTGGTTGGATATGCGTGCCtcttttcactttcactgtATGTAACTTTTATGAAATTGGTATGAACTATCATTTTTAATAACTAACGATTTAATATTTTAAATCTTCCCCTAAACATTCTCAAAAGCGGCTCACCCCGAAACACTGGAGCAGAATCCTCTTGTTGTCGAAGTTGCTCTCCTTCTCCATGTAGCGCTGCACCGACTTCAGCACGCTGAGCCGGATGTTCTCCGTCACCTGGACGCTGGTCATCTGGCTCTCCTCCAGtgccaccagcagcaccacagACAGGCTGGTGGCCTGGCCCAGCGCCGAGGCCACGCTCTGGGTGAGCAGGCGGTCCACGTGCGGCTGCAGCTCCGCCATGCCGCAACGCACCAGCATCTGCAGAGCCTGCAGCTTGCTGGCCCCCGGGTGGCACATCGCGTCAAAGTCCGTGCTGCACGACCAGTTCAGACGCTGCACCACCTCCCGCACTGGGCAGGGGTgggttggggaggggggcagagtgggggagggggaggagggggttttggtggtggtggtggttgctgTGGTAGTTGCGGTGGTGATGttggtgggggaggagggggtggttgCTGTGGTAGTTGCGGTGGTGATGttggtgggggaggaggggttTTTGGTGGTGGTTGCTGTGGTAGTtgcggtggtggtgttggtgggggaggagggggttttGGTGGTGGTTGCTGTGGTAgttgcggtggtggtggtggtgggggaggagggggttttGGTGGTGGTTGCTGTGGTAGTTGCAGTGGTGATGttggtgggggaggagggggttttGGTGGTGGTTGCTGTGGTAGTTGCGGTGGTGATgttggtgggggtggagggggttttGGTGGTGGTTGCTGTGGTAGTTGTGGTGGTGATGttggtgggggaggagggggttttggtggtggtggtggttgctgTGGTAGTTGCGGTGGTGATGttggtgggggaggagggggttttggtggtggtggtggttgctgTGGTAGTTGCAGTGGtgatgttggtggtggtggtggtggtgggggaggagggggttttggtggtggtggtggttgctgTGGTAgttgcagtggtggtggtggtggtgtaattGGCATAGGTGGCGCACAGGGTGCCCACCCACGCACTGGAACTCTCCTgactgaggagggagagaacggGTCGGTTTGAGCAGACAGACGCCACGAAGTTGACCTGGTCGTAGTCCCAGCAGAAAGCCAGGAAGAAGGGGTCGGGCAGCACCACCGTCCAGCTGGCGTACTGGCAGTGCCGCGCCGGGTCGACGGCCGCGCTGTGGTTGGCACAATGCTGGAGCAGCCAGGTATTGTCCAGATTGGCTAAGAGGTTCTGCAGGACCACCTGGTCAGCGCAGACGTTCCGCGTGAAGTTCTCCGGGTCCTGGTCGGCGCAGAGAGCCAGGTCGGTCATATCGACAATGATGGCGTGTTTCCAGTCGGAGTAGCGACACGTCTGGGCGACAACGTCGACCCGCTCCTTCACGTCGACGCACACAGACGTGAGCCACTCGTTGAGCGGGTCGAGGGTCAGGTGCTCAAACAGGTCCAGGTTGCAGCAGACGTTCTTCTGGAAACCCAGCGGGTCCATCTGCCAACACAGGCCCACCACAGACGGGTCGATGGGGATGTGGTCCCACTGGGTGTAGTTGCACCACTGCAGGATGTCGATCTGCGGATCTGTGGGCGGCATCGGCGGGGGCGGCATCGGCGGGGGCGCAGTGTCGCAGAAGTCCCTCACCCACCTGTAGACAGCGTCTTTCAGCAGCTCGGCGAGAAAGGTGGCGTTGCCGCACACGCGCAGCCGGAAGACGAGCTCGTCATTCTGAATGCAGACGGAGAGCTTTTCGGCGGTGACCTGGGCCTCGACGTCCCACTGCCCGTACTGGCACGCCTCGGCCACCAGGGACACCAGGTCCACCTCCTCCGGCTGCTGTGTGCAGTTGGGCCTCAGCCAGGTGTTCTCTGGGTTGGAGAAGATCAGATTGAAGAAGTCCAGGCTGAAACCGCACAGCAGGGCCTTGAACTGGTCGTGCTCGAAGGTCCAGCAGAGGGTCACCATGGCCGGCTGGACGCTCTCGGGACCCCAGGTGTCGTAGGCGCAGTGTCGGCTGACCATGAAGTCCCGCGAGTTGTTGAAGCAGTAGCGCCACAGCCAGGTGTTTGTGGCGTCGGCCAGGAGGACGCTAAACACCTGGACGTTGTTGCAGACGCGCGGCACAAACTCCTCCTGGAAGTTCTCGGCGCACAGGGACACCACGCTCGGGTCCACAGCGCCAGATGCGGTCCAGTTCTCGTACACGCACAAGAGCTCTTTGAGACTGCGGTAGGACCGGGCCACGCGCCggagtgtggtggtggtggtggtggtggtgctgctggaggaggaggaggaggaggaagaggaggactcCTCCTGCGTCCCCAGCGTGTCTTCTGGGCTCAGGGCCTGCTGGCTGCAGGCGGCTTCATCCAGGAAGGGATCCAGCAGGGTGCGGACGATGTGGCAGCTGTTCCTCCACACCTGCCTGACCTGCTGGGGGGAGAGCCAGCTCAGTGCCCTGCAGAGGGATGACAGCGTGGAGGGGGGCGTCTGCGGCAGCTCCGCACACAGCGTAGCGTTCAAGGGGGCCAGCTTGGTGCGCTCACAGCTCAGGAGGGGCTCGGAGGCATTCGCGTTGGCGGGCGCGCTGCGGCTGACCTGCTGTGGGCCCAGCTCGCACTCCGCTCCTGGGTAGCCACACAGCGGGAGCTCAGGGGCAAAGAGCATGTCCAGGAGGGACTCCCCGAAAGACCAGTTCAGATTGTGCATCATACCCCTGAGGAGAACACATTAGGGAACACTTAGTTTACAGTCTCTCAGTTTACACACTATAGTAAACACTTCCATgctgtaaaaaaataataataattttatacATGTTGTATAAACTGTAATACATATTAATTTATAAGACCGCAAATATTCGGCTGTTATACAAATTGCAGGCTGTAGCAAGACAAAAGAAaaattatttatgtttttagCTTACCACATCAGGAGCTGTTTTAAATCACCTATGTACAGAGAAGATAAAAGTTACTTAGATACAACTGTCATCTGATTTATACAACAAATGAACACTGGCTATAATGATTATTTCTTAAATTATATATTCTGATAATATAATATGAAAAAAGCACCTTGGTGACACTGCACTCTTTGGTCCAAGGCCGGGATTTCGATACCCAGTTGCAAAGCAATTTTTATAAAATCCATCGGTGTTTGTAGAAACGTCACCATGAAGCcagagacataagaaactataGATGGTATGGTCAGATCAATTAACTTGTTCCATGACGAAATAAAGTTATTAGTTGCATTTAAGGGAATATTGAGCAAAGCAGTGACCAGCATGTCCTCAAATGCATTAATCTGATTGAGTGTAGCGTCTTCGACTTGAAGGTACGATGAAAAAAAGCTGGTACTTGAAATGGATTTCGATAGTGGACACGTTTGACTTCGAGCTGAAGCCACGAACGAGCGCAGTGGTCCCTGTGACGCACTGATTACTATCCGTGTCAATTCGGCCTCAAGGCCGCAGTCTGTTCTCTCAGATAAGATACATACCAGACTACCAGGTAACTCGTTCAGGAATCTTTCTCTCAGAAGAGGTTGCGAGATGGCAAAAATGTTACTTAAGATATCGAAATAGATGCTGTAGCTACTTTGCCCAGGCGCGGAGCGCGCGTCACCGGTCCCGGTGGTTTCGGCTTTGAATAAATCGGAGGGTACTCCTCTTGCAGTGTATTCTTGATCACCATTTCCACCGGATAAATCAAGCATTTCCTTTAGTAAATTTCCTAGAGTCTCTTCAAACTGTTTATCACTTTCTGACCGTGTGTCCACTTTTCTTTTTATGGTGCGTGTTCCTGAGTTTGAGCGGCGCATGTCATCACAGCGCACGACCCctacaaatgaaaacaaaatcaaataaataaactttacatcttaagttaaagaatgtTTATTAAAACTAAATACAGAACGAAACGCTTACCTAAGATGCATAAGGTGACGACTGTCAAATTACTCAGGCGCATCTTGCCAGTTGGAAACCCCCGACACTGCTAAATTCTCGGTGGTTGTCCAGAAGAGTAcaacactttcaaaatatcCGGATAAGCTGAATTTTTAACACTATGCTTTCCAAACATGCTTTGCAGGAAATGTGTAGTTACTTCAGTAAAAAACAATACTGAATACATAGATACCCTTTACTCCATTCTTTGGAACCTGCTAATAGTGGCTTACCTGCAGAGCCACCAATCAAATGGACTTCTCGTGCCCATTGAAGAGATGGGTGACTGCTCTTACACCAAAAGGTGGACATTTCCACCGCCCTGTCGTATCTATCACGGCTCCCGTGTCCGCTTGACACTCTACCCTGGGAGAAGACCTAATTAAAGGACAACACTAGAAACGAGGTGCGAAGGATTGGCTGTGAACTACAACGAACGGATTTCTACCCTAAGGTGGCCGGGCGACGGAATGAAAATTTAATACTGTGTTGACCGTCGGCACTCCAAACGTTGCTGGTAACTGACACCTGCTTCTAGTCAACCAATGATATTTGA belongs to Alosa sapidissima isolate fAloSap1 chromosome 20, fAloSap1.pri, whole genome shotgun sequence and includes:
- the LOC121694996 gene encoding uncharacterized protein LOC121694996, whose amino-acid sequence is MRLSNLTVVTLCILGVVRCDDMRRSNSGTRTIKRKVDTRSESDKQFEETLGNLLKEMLDLSGGNGDQEYTARGVPSDLFKAETTGTGDARSAPGQSSYSIYFDILSNIFAISQPLLRERFLNELPGSLVCILSERTDCGLEAELTRIVISASQGPLRSFVASARSQTCPLSKSISSTSFFSSYLQVEDATLNQINAFEDMLVTALLNIPLNATNNFISSWNKLIDLTIPSIVSYVSGFMVTFLQTPMDFIKIALQLGIEIPALDQRVQCHQGDLKQLLMWGMMHNLNWSFGESLLDMLFAPELPLCGYPGAECELGPQQVSRSAPANANASEPLLSCERTKLAPLNATLCAELPQTPPSTLSSLCRALSWLSPQQVRQVWRNSCHIVRTLLDPFLDEAACSQQALSPEDTLGTQEESSSSSSSSSSSSTTTTTTTTLRRVARSYRSLKELLCVYENWTASGAVDPSVVSLCAENFQEEFVPRVCNNVQVFSVLLADATNTWLWRYCFNNSRDFMVSRHCAYDTWGPESVQPAMVTLCWTFEHDQFKALLCGFSLDFFNLIFSNPENTWLRPNCTQQPEEVDLVSLVAEACQYGQWDVEAQVTAEKLSVCIQNDELVFRLRVCGNATFLAELLKDAVYRWVRDFCDTAPPPMPPPPMPPTDPQIDILQWCNYTQWDHIPIDPSVVGLCWQMDPLGFQKNVCCNLDLFEHLTLDPLNEWLTSVCVDVKERVDVVAQTCRYSDWKHAIIVDMTDLALCADQDPENFTRNVCADQVVLQNLLANLDNTWLLQHCANHSAAVDPARHCQYASWTVVLPDPFFLAFCWDYDQVNFVASVCSNRPVLSLLSQESSSAWVGTLCATYANYTTTTTTATTTATTTTTKTPSSPTTTTTTNITTATTTATTTTTKTPSSPTNITTATTTATTTTTKTPSSPTNITTTTTTATTTKTPSTPTNITTATTTATTTKTPSSPTNITTATTTATTTKTPSSPTTTTTATTTATTTKTPSSPTNTTTATTTATTTKNPSSPTNITTATTTATTPSSPTNITTCGRWCSV